From a single Paenibacillus antri genomic region:
- a CDS encoding carbohydrate ABC transporter permease — protein sequence MHYRSKAYSLFAAINIVFLTLLAAAMTFPYLNTLAIALNDGQDSMLGGITIYPREPTLDNFATIVKNAAMIKSFFISVSRVLIGTFLALVVQFFCAYAFANRNLTGRTPLLIYFMIPMFFSGGLIPTYLLYSKLGLLNHFLVYVLPGAFAFFNMIIIRTYLYTLPDSLQESARIDGASELTVLFRIIVPLCMPIVATIGLWTAVAHWNDWTTTLQFVTNPDLFVLQYKLMQLIRESDTIAALIRQAIESGETNIEQVPTTPEAIRAAQVIVTTIPIILVYPFLQKYFIKGVLIGSVKE from the coding sequence ATGCACTATCGAAGCAAGGCGTACTCCCTGTTTGCGGCGATCAACATCGTCTTTCTGACGCTGCTGGCGGCGGCGATGACGTTCCCGTACCTGAACACGCTCGCCATCGCCCTGAACGACGGGCAGGACAGCATGCTCGGCGGCATTACGATTTACCCGCGCGAACCGACGCTCGACAATTTTGCAACGATCGTGAAGAATGCGGCCATGATCAAGTCGTTTTTCATATCGGTATCCCGGGTGCTCATCGGCACGTTCCTTGCGTTGGTCGTCCAGTTTTTCTGCGCCTACGCGTTCGCAAACCGGAACCTGACAGGACGGACGCCGCTGCTCATTTATTTTATGATTCCGATGTTTTTCAGCGGCGGCCTCATTCCGACGTACTTGCTCTATTCCAAACTCGGACTGCTGAATCATTTTCTCGTGTACGTATTGCCCGGCGCCTTCGCGTTCTTCAACATGATCATCATCCGGACGTACTTGTACACGCTTCCCGACAGCTTGCAGGAATCTGCCCGAATCGACGGCGCCAGCGAGTTAACGGTGCTATTTAGGATCATCGTGCCGCTCTGCATGCCGATCGTCGCCACGATCGGATTGTGGACGGCCGTCGCCCATTGGAACGACTGGACGACGACGCTTCAGTTCGTGACGAATCCGGATTTGTTCGTGCTGCAATACAAATTGATGCAGCTCATCCGGGAAAGCGACACGATCGCGGCGCTTATCCGCCAGGCGATCGAATCGGGAGAGACGAACATCGAGCAGGTGCCGACGACGCCGGAAGCGATTCGCGCCGCGCAGGTCATCGTCACGACAATTCCGATTATTCTCGTGTACCCGTTTCTCCAAAAGTATTTTATCAAGGGCGTGTTGATCGGATCGGTCAAGGAATAA
- a CDS encoding ABC transporter permease: MEPIANEATAPAANIKSDSLWRRMRRDRAFYMLLAPAILIVFVFAYMPIPGILVAFKDYKVLRGFWGSEWVGLANIEKIFVLPNMILAIWNTFWISLLSLVFLFPAPIALALLLNEVRVQLFKRVVQTLFYLPHFLSWISVIGIAYAFYSIYGPLNDLRVALGGEGTERIMFMAEQSMFVPNVILLNLWKEVGWGTIIFLAAIASVDPQLYEAAHMDGANRLQQAWHITLPSIMPTVMILLILQLGNLFNVNFELIYGLQNPFINFEVIQTIVFKFGIQQGSYAIATALGFVQGIIALVLTIAANYGAKKASGVGIW, translated from the coding sequence ATGGAACCGATTGCAAACGAGGCGACGGCACCCGCCGCGAACATCAAGAGCGACTCCTTGTGGCGACGCATGAGACGGGACCGCGCATTTTACATGTTGCTCGCGCCTGCGATCCTGATCGTGTTCGTGTTCGCCTATATGCCGATTCCCGGCATTCTGGTCGCATTCAAGGACTACAAGGTGCTTAGAGGATTCTGGGGCAGCGAATGGGTCGGGCTTGCGAATATCGAGAAAATTTTCGTGTTGCCCAACATGATCCTGGCGATCTGGAACACGTTTTGGATCAGCTTGCTCAGTCTTGTATTCCTGTTCCCGGCGCCGATCGCGCTCGCGTTGCTGCTCAACGAAGTTCGAGTGCAGTTGTTCAAGCGCGTCGTACAAACGTTGTTTTATTTGCCCCACTTCCTGTCGTGGATTTCGGTCATCGGCATCGCGTACGCGTTTTATTCGATTTACGGACCGCTCAACGATCTTAGGGTCGCGCTCGGCGGTGAAGGCACGGAACGAATCATGTTCATGGCGGAGCAATCGATGTTCGTGCCGAACGTCATTCTGCTCAACCTGTGGAAGGAGGTCGGTTGGGGGACGATCATCTTTCTTGCCGCCATCGCGTCGGTCGATCCCCAATTGTACGAAGCGGCCCACATGGACGGAGCCAACCGGCTGCAACAGGCGTGGCATATCACCTTGCCGTCCATCATGCCGACGGTCATGATCCTGCTCATTCTCCAGCTCGGCAATTTGTTTAATGTGAACTTCGAACTGATTTACGGTTTGCAAAATCCGTTTATCAATTTCGAAGTCATCCAGACGATTGTGTTCAAATTCGGCATCCAGCAAGGCAGTTACGCGATTGCGACGGCGCTCGGGTTCGTCCAGGGGATAATTGCGCTCGTGTTGACGATCGCGGCCAATTACGGCGCGAAAAAAGCCAGCGGCGTCGGCATCTGGTAG
- a CDS encoding response regulator, with protein sequence MYKLVIVDDNRLEREGLGNVLDWRSLKVDIVGTFANGKQALERFDGLRPDVLLTDIQMPVMNGLQLAEAIREKWPETRIIFMSSYDEFDYARSALRLQVEDYLLKPIRKEALADTVRKTLAALESWLQSKREREGMMRQIKSALSLYREQFWRDLLYGNRQSAEDIHDRLVMLELEPWPALCQVVIVSLAWDETDRSQANVTDKYYYMYMIQKAAKEQPEVGLAVHTAQISDRDIAVIYCAADRGDGSRSMVDAVVRFKERIESLSPYSCAVGVSETSDRLEKLPQLYKQAKLAAETRYFGETPGGRLVLYEEIGRTAAADFETAVDLQELYRDVKSIVADQMPADVLYDKYLEPTRAYSEKYVRTLLLAVMQSIELVYAEAGKKFRDTSAANGFGTAERWSSIADVARTVGAMLESAAAQLQVDNKSQYELMVDEIKAIIAKQYREPITVQTIADQVYMSPSRVNNIFKMITGRTIFDYLTEYRMEKAKELLKDPFSRVYLVAQEVGYANKSHFCLVFRKFTGLSPSAYKDNLFPKQQED encoded by the coding sequence GTGTACAAACTGGTCATCGTGGACGACAACCGGCTGGAGCGGGAAGGGCTCGGCAACGTGCTCGACTGGAGGTCGCTGAAAGTGGACATCGTCGGCACATTCGCCAACGGCAAACAGGCGCTCGAGCGCTTTGACGGGCTGCGTCCGGACGTGCTGCTGACCGATATCCAGATGCCGGTCATGAACGGGCTTCAACTGGCCGAAGCGATCCGGGAAAAATGGCCCGAAACCCGCATCATCTTCATGAGCAGTTACGACGAGTTCGATTACGCGCGTTCCGCTCTGCGGCTTCAGGTAGAAGATTACCTGCTGAAGCCGATCCGCAAGGAAGCGCTTGCCGACACGGTCCGCAAAACGCTCGCCGCGCTGGAATCGTGGCTTCAGAGCAAGCGGGAACGGGAAGGGATGATGCGCCAGATCAAGAGCGCCTTGTCGCTTTATCGCGAACAATTTTGGCGAGACTTGCTATACGGCAACCGGCAGAGCGCGGAAGATATCCACGACCGACTCGTCATGCTGGAGTTGGAACCGTGGCCGGCGTTGTGCCAGGTCGTCATCGTGTCGCTCGCTTGGGACGAGACGGACCGGTCGCAGGCCAACGTAACGGACAAATACTATTACATGTACATGATCCAGAAAGCGGCCAAAGAACAACCGGAGGTAGGTCTCGCCGTCCATACGGCCCAAATTTCGGACCGCGACATCGCCGTCATCTACTGCGCGGCCGATCGCGGAGACGGTTCGCGATCGATGGTGGATGCCGTCGTCAGATTTAAGGAACGGATCGAATCGTTGTCGCCGTATTCGTGCGCGGTCGGCGTCAGCGAAACGAGCGACCGTCTCGAGAAATTGCCGCAGTTGTACAAACAGGCGAAGCTGGCGGCCGAAACGCGGTATTTCGGAGAAACGCCCGGCGGACGGCTCGTTCTGTACGAAGAGATCGGACGGACGGCCGCAGCCGATTTCGAGACGGCCGTCGATTTGCAGGAGTTGTACCGGGACGTCAAGAGCATCGTGGCGGATCAGATGCCGGCGGACGTATTGTACGACAAGTATTTGGAACCGACGCGGGCCTATTCGGAAAAATACGTCCGAACGCTGCTGCTTGCCGTCATGCAATCGATCGAACTCGTATATGCGGAAGCGGGCAAGAAGTTTCGGGACACGAGCGCGGCGAACGGCTTCGGCACGGCGGAGCGATGGTCGTCGATCGCGGACGTCGCCCGCACGGTCGGCGCGATGCTGGAATCGGCCGCCGCCCAGCTTCAGGTGGACAACAAATCCCAATATGAACTTATGGTAGACGAGATCAAGGCGATCATCGCCAAGCAATACCGGGAGCCGATCACCGTGCAGACGATTGCGGACCAGGTGTATATGAGCCCGAGCCGGGTCAACAACATTTTCAAGATGATTACCGGCCGGACGATTTTCGATTACTTGACCGAATACAGGATGGAAAAGGCGAAGGAGCTGCTGAAAGATCCGTTCAGCCGCGTGTATCTGGTCGCCCAGGAAGTCGGATATGCGAACAAATCGCATTTTTGTCTCGTATTTCGCAAATTTACGGGGTTGTCGCCGAGCGCTTACAAGGACAACCTATTTCCGAAACAACAGGAGGACTGA